Sequence from the Brachionichthys hirsutus isolate HB-005 chromosome 21, CSIRO-AGI_Bhir_v1, whole genome shotgun sequence genome:
AGCCTCCCACAGAGGGGATCCAAGAAACCTTTCCAACACATGAAGTCCCTCGAAATCTACTGTGGCAAACTGTTGAAAAGCGAACCTGCTGTGACTCTGAGTTCAGAGGTCACGCAGTTCTTCATGCCCAAAGACCATGACTTGCAGTCAGACTTCACCAAGAACAGGTAGGCTCGTCGCTTCAGCGTCTACCATGAACCAGCTGATGCGTTTGACGGACCCTGTTTTAAAACGTATCTTCTTTCTGATTCAGTGTCATCATTCTGCTGTCCGATAATCTGCCTGACGGCTCAGGTGGAGGAGAAGCGAACGTGACTCGCCAGCATGCAGGCGTCGTCACGCACCCGTTTGTCACCCAGACCTACCGCTGCGTGGCTGCTTATGAGACGAAGGATACAAAGAATCGTCCTTTTGATGTCGCTCTGGACGAGACGCTGGACGTGCTGATCAAAGATCCCGCAGGTCAGTGCTGAAGGTTCAAAGCGGCGGCGTCCTCTCTGAGCTCCGAGCTTCCCTTTAGGCTGaaagtatgtttgtttgtttgcttttcaggctggtggctggtggagAAAGACGATAAACGCTTGGCTTGGTTTCCTGCTCCGTACTTGGAGTTATGGGATGGAGAGGAAAATAATGACGGAGTCCACCTGGGAGGTATGATACTTTCATGCACAATTTACATGTTGCTGTACTTTCAATACTATGGCAGGTTTTGGCATTATTTCCAAATAACTTTGAACTTACAAACAACCACCAATAGGGGGCACTCTGTAGTCGATGGAAGCTAACATGAATGATTCCTTCTACCAAAGGTCTCCACCCTGTTTGAATTCTTTTTGAACATGTTTCAAGAGATGCGAGTTGTTTCATGTTGTTCCCTTGTGACCTTTAGGCAACTGTTATTGTGCCGTGAGGAGTTATTCTGCCAAGAATAATGACGAGGTCTCGGTGCCCATTGGCAGTGTAGTGGAAGTGCTGCAGAAGTCTGACAATGGATGGTGGCTCATCAGGTATCCCAAACCTCACTGGcttcaaatgttaaaatatatatattcccatGCTTAATAACATGATGAATTATTATTTAGACAttgaataaattatattttactgcTATCCGTCCCTCAGATTCAATGGCAAGGGAGGTTATATTCCCTCTATGTACCTCCAGCCATACAACAACCCGCGGGCAGGCCTCTATAACCTACGGAAAAAGGTGCACGGCTCCACTCTGAACCTGGGATCCAGCTTTGACTCATTTTATCCACTCAGCCTCAATAAAGAAATCAACCCACATCCAGAGTCTGCAGGTCAGTCCAGAGGGATACCTGGGCTTCTCCACAAAGCCCGATCACTAGATATTCTCTCTGAGAACCAGTCACCAAAACAGGTGCGTGGCTCAAGATTAAACAGCCATGCACGCCGAATGACCGACGCAGGCATCGAGGGCATCTCCTCCAACAGTGAAGCATCCTCAATCCCAaaagaggaagcagagcgtCGTAACTTGGCTAATGTCAGAGACGTTGTGCGCAGCAGCCCTGATCTCAACCTCTCAGGCCGCCGCAGCTCCAACTCAAGCACCGAGAGCTCCACATCTGCGTCGTCCAGAGGCAGCGAAGCGGCTGCAGTTGCTCCCAGGATACCCCGAAGGCCCAAAACCGAGGAGATCATGACCCGCTGCACcaccgtgacccgcaaggcagccCTGGCCCCCAAGACCAGACTTCAGATTCGCGCAGAGTCTGGTCAAAGCCGCTAGGAGACGACCCTTGATGTATCATAAAGTGTGTACTTTTAACCTTCTCAATTCAGTGGGTGTGTCCACGGGTCAGGAAGTAAAATTTGGTGCAGCATTGTGCACAATAGTTATAGACATTATGAATGTCTAGAAATTTTCCATTCGATCAAATGGGCCAAGGTCTTGAGTATGAATattaatcagaatactttttgTAAATCCAGAAATTATATTTCCCTCACCTTAATtcatctttatatatatatattaaactcaaaTTGTAAGAGTTATGTAGCTTCAGTGAAGCACTTCACGTAGAAGGAATATCTAAATGTGTAGGTGACGTTTTCCATATTTCTTCTGCGACTTACTGGAAAATAAAGAGGATTTCTTTGAGGGacagattaaatatttaattattttatttatctctttAATCACACAGTGCATAGTCTCATATCGTTGAACTACATTAATATACCATTTGTTGTATTATTCATGGATGCTCTTCACAAAGATTACACAAGTGAAATGATAGAAATCGTTCGTGATTTTCTTTTAATAGACTGACTAAGAGTATTGCAATTTGACAGATGCGGTGAAGAAGTTATTTGAGtattatttaataattaacATTATTCTGCTGAAAATTGTACCAATATTTTAGCGTGCTTTTATGTATTAATGTATAACATGTAAGAGTTGAAATATGTGTGCATTTTGCTGTCTAAGTTTCataaaaacaatacaataaaatcaAGTTTCAACATTGATATACAATTAGCTGTGcatttgtgcatttttaaaaacatgccTTCACATTATTATTgccatgaaaacaaataatCTGATAAAATATGTACAGAACTTGCACAAAAAGGGATCGAACAATTTAAATAATAGCAGCAAATACCATGAGCCAAAGGAAAAAAAGccataaaataaaagtgaaccCTTTTAGAATATTCTGCAAACTGTCAGATTATGAAGTCTAGAATGATGAAAAGGTTTCTAGAACTGCAGATGAAATCGATGTGTTGCATGCATCTCTGCTTTTAAATGTGTGGACGTAGCACCCAGCCTGCTATTGCTGCTAGTTGGGCTCAGAACCGATGATGATTAATAAGAGATACGAGAGTCGTTCTACCACAGggaattattttaattactgtgaTGTACAACATAACAAAGGATGGATTGGTTCTAAcagtgaaatacattttaaaagaagaCCTTTCACTGTACTTGCAGAATTAGAACAAAGCCAGAATCACACTGATACCAACATAGTTTCAGGCGGTTGATCAAGATTGATGGCTTTGTTGGTTATTTGATGTCCACCTTACAAAAAGCCATAGCAGCAGTTAAATCATATCATAAGAATGAAAGTGAATGTAAAacgtaatttaaaggaagaAAGGAGTTTTCTTTTCCGAGATCTTCTGGTACAACAAAGCTAGAGTAAATCATTTACTGCATATCAGAAGGAAGTCCTGAAGTATTTTGTAAGTAATTATTTCCTGTCAGAGTTGTAAGCATGAACAATCTAAAgaaaaggaataaaacacaacctCTTCTGAGAAATACAACTGTTTCCTGCAGTATCACCTGTACAGCATATTCATTACCTTCAACAAGATAAACTTTTTTATGAAGTGGTTGTGCATTGATACCTGTGCTATTTACAAAGTTGACGCAAAGTTGAAGAGACACCGCCCATTCGACCCACTTTAAATTCCTGGTTGTGCATGTCTCATTTTCTGGTAATGCAGAAGGCATCTGAAGTTTGATTACTGTTGGCAGTTTTTAACCCCCCGTAGTCTTGTGTATAAAAGTATACAGCATAAATATATTGAGAATATGTTTAAATTACTTTCAGCCTGAAAGTACCATAAACTCAGTTTTGTTATATTATTGTGACATATCGGACGAGATGCTTGAAGTCTCACGGAGACTCAGTGAACATagttttcatgcatttaataaataaataaatatttgtgtaaAAATAAGAATATGTAACTCATAAATAACCCATGCTTGTAAACTCatgcaaaagaaaagcaacaaaagcATAAATAAGAGACTGAGGGCAATAATTTCCAAGCCGATGCAGGAATATTTTCCAGACCTCTTCCATCTTCCAGCCTCATTCTCTATCCACAATAGAATCACGTGGAAACAAATCGATTAGGAACATTTGAAATTCCTTCTATCAGAAAGGATGTAGTCACTTAACATTTACACATAATTAGAATTTAATTAATCCTCACTGGTGGGAAATTTACCAATCAGTGCTGATGGACAAGGGAAACGGTGCGcctggattattatttttttgtgttgcatAATTTTgaagcatcattaaaaaaacaaaaacaaacctttcCTTTGTGGCTTAACCTTTTTAGCAACCTCGACAGCAAAACATTGGTGATTAAATATAGTTCTGTGCAATTTAACAGCATTGATGATAACCGTGATCTGTGCGATATATTTTTTCAAAGttgtaacattttattttataaagccTAGTGttagtaaaaacaaacaagttgcTCGGAAACATAATGCCGTCAGGGGATTTCTGAGATTTCAAAAGTCAAACAAAGAAATCTCAGACTGTGGGTAAGCCCATCCCTGTCATTTCAAGTGTTGTAAAACCAAATTGCGAAACACACACTGTATTGAGCCCTTCATGCACGGTACCATTTAAGATGGGCCATGATAATTTTATTGGCATTTATGTTCTTATTGTGTGGTTTGTCTGCTTTATTCAGTTGCAAGCACGAATCAAACACAATCACATTCATGTCAAGTTTAGTCAGACAAGATCATTATTATAACTCAGCATCATTACATTACCACACTGTAACAgtgttttttaatcaaaatgtgATAAGAAAATTTTAAATATAAGAAGAGTAACAGTATCACTAAAAGAAACATTTTTGTCCTACCAGGAAACAAGGTACTGCAGTGTTTACTTTAGGGCAGTTTGGAAATTATTTATTGGATTTACAGTCAAAGACAAGGAAATCTGTGCCAAAAAGTAGTCAAATATTTGATACCTGCAGCTCATTTCCTGGAATgccaggtttgtgtgtgtgtgtggggggggggggggtgtttggacACGCCTCCTTCAAAGTATCACTTAAAATAATTTTGAGCAGTTAAAAAAGCTATTGTTTGTCTGACAATAAAGAGCCTAATAATAGCTGAACAAAAATCTACGGCAATAAAACCAAAGCTATAATATTCTCCTTATTGTAACTAATGTTGCTGAGCAGGTTAGGAGAGGGTAACAAACGTACAGAATGTGTACACAGAACATGTGTACGTGCAAAAACTTTGTTTCCTCCACCAAAGAGGTTTGTCCCTCACAGTTGTCAACAGGAATATGCAAAGAATAACTGGATgggtttctaaaaaaaaaaacttggggAAAGAATGTGACATTAGAATGTTGTGTTACAAATCATGAACGTGGCAGTAGAACAGAAAGGGGATATTTGGTATGTCAGCACTGCATTAAGATGAATTACAGCAGCTAATGGTGCACTTTAGTGTAAGCACAGGTATGCCAAGTTTGCTAAATGATGAGCaggtgctgccctctgctgtttaCCTGCAGACTCCCTGTGATGTGTGGTCAGTACAGTACACCTTTTCAATAGTTTTAAACTGTCCTTAAGTACCACCATAGAGTCTGCTGgactgaccacacacacacacacacacggttcacTGGAATTCTCTTCATTGAAACAGCACAGCTGAGGCTGAACTGCCAATCGAGGAAAAAATGGGTTCAAAGGTAGAATCTGCATCAGTAACAATTTATTTACCACAAAAAAgtgcaacagaaaatacaagAACATTCAGGTTTTGCTCCTGCATCACACCAAAGCAGTAAAACATCTGAACAATGCTGCGGATTTATTCATCATGACTAAGAATGACCGGACATTTTTAGCTTGTTTTTGCTGTAGTTGTTTTTCCTCAGGCCTGTCCTTGAAGTTTATGCATCACGACTTTGCCGTGTGTCGTGTTTGTCTGAAGCATTGGGCTATTGATCACTGTCAGCAGTGATGTTTAAACTAATTTGACATCCTGTTTTCCTTATACAgtatattgtattttttgatATGtatattaattttaattaaacatgttaatgatttccatatgaaatattaaatattgaaGGACTCTGTGTTCTTCAATGAGGACGAAACTTCCAGAATAAGATTGTTTTAACTGTTTCAATTCCTTTTTAGGTTTGCATTTTTcatatttgcatttttcagtctgaaaaaacagtttttctaaatgaaatgtTCTTCTGACAGAAacgccagaagaagcttgtctAAACTCATTCACCTACCGGTAATTCATTTTCGCtcatttttgctgtttttagtCAGAAAACTGTAGTTTTACTTATTAACATGTTTTAGTGCAAATATTGCACCCTTGTTCATATTTGCAGCTTTCTGATAAAACACTGGTTTTCTAAATGAAATGTTCTTGAGACATAACTGcaggaagaagcttgtttaaaCTGTGTCAACTCATTTCTAATGCATATATAGCATTCTTGTCCACTTCCCAAATACGCCATTGGGCTCATctaatatatttgtatatatatatatatatttatatatatagttgaaactgtcagaacaagcttgttttcaggtcattttgctgatttcagtctgaaaactgcagtatcgCTCAATTGCATGTTCCTTTATCAggatctgccagaagaagcttgttcttcAACACCCACGCTAAACATGCTTTCTTGCTTTTCCCCAGTGTGCAGGCAGCAGTAGCTGATAGATCACAATTTGGATTATCTCAACAATCAAACATACTTATTATGCCTCCACACTCCTTTAACGGACtgttaaaggagaccaactcATCAGCTAAAGATAGTAATCTGAGTGCTTATTGGCTAGCGATGCAGTACATCCCACACTGACACAGACAAGAAATAGTGCAATGATACTACTGTTCAGCTAGATATAAAGCTAATCTCTTGATATATTTTGCAGCACACAGCTTGTTCACACGTATTTATGaaaaaatagagaaaaataaatttGCTCCCTTAACCCACTTTTTTGTGTTGGTTTACTACTGGAAGAATAAAAGCTGCCAACCTTGTGAGTTGGGTCCCATTTTTTGATCTCTTCAAAAGAACATTCAAAATAAGATACTTGGGTCGACTGCAGTATCTCCAGAGCATTTTGGCCACATGATCATGATGCTGatattgatcactccaaattaaCAATAGCCTTGGATtagaaaaactcacttttccatGTTCAGAGTTGAAGGCGGTGCATCAAATCGACACCCTTCTTTAGTGTACAGCTCTCACATAGCAGGAGGCGCTTTCACCCCATGTCGTAAAACTGAAGTTAAGTCTGTTCTTTAGATTCAGGTTAGTCAGTTAACGCCATGTACAACATGTGGTAGACTGGAACAAAGAATGAGTTAACCTACTTCTCACCAGTAAGACTGGACAGACTGAGTTCTGATTTGACAGGCTCCAGAGACTCCTTGAAGTATTTAAAATGCCTCGAGCTTCATGTAAATCCAAGCAATTCAGATTTCAGCTGTAGTCTGATGTCACTTCTCTGCCAACAACCTTTTCTAGCATATTATGGCACATTATGGGGCGACGGTGATGCAGTtgggcgcaaattggcagccgcGCTTCtgtgggcagctgtggctaaaaTATTAGCTTGACATCACTAATTATGgagtaaatgaataatgcacaatgtaaagcatcttaTAAAGTAACATTATGGTGGCTGCTATAGTAGAGCCTCCTTCAAAGCTGTACAAAGTCCTGCTTTAGTTCAACTTAAATCAGTGTATACACCCCTTCATTTTAGTGTAGTGGGAATATTACAGATGGTATGGTTGAAGTGGTGAGTCTACTATGGTGCATCAATGCCATGTATTCTCCTTCCTCATCTAAAATCTTTAAACGCCACCTCTTTGCTTTCGATCCGTCCACCTCTTGCTGGCTCAGCTGCTCTCATCAGCCAACCGTCCATTCGTCCGTCTATCCGTTAGTCCCAGTGCAGCTGCAAGTCGTGGGAATCCAGAAAGTCTGTGGGCATCCCGAACTGTGTAAGCACCCCCCCGGGACCAGGTGGAATAGTGAGGTCCAGCCACTCCATATTGTCAGACAAGCCAATGTTGAATGAAGATGGGGGTGAGGAGGAATCACAGAAGGACAAGTCCGACGTGTCCATGGGTGAGTACGGCTGCTGGTCCATCAACTGGGCCTGCAGCTCTTCCATCAGGCCCCGTGTGCGCGGGTCTGACTGCGACGGAGTGTCAGCTAGCGTGTCCTCCAGAAAGGCTTCCAGCTGATTGTCTGCAGTCAGAGAGGAGAGGCTGGGGTCGATGGCAGAACACAGGGAGGGTGGAGGGGCCACATGAATCTGTGGAGGCAGCCTGGATAGAGCAGTGCTAGTGGGCAGGGTGGTGATGTTTGCTGTGACTGGGATGGTCTTAGTAAGCGACGCCGACGGCTCCTGTTGGATAAATGGTGTGATTTCTGCAAAGATGGGGGGTAAAGAAAATTAGTCCAAATGTGTCTTAAGGACATTGAAGACCTTTTGAATGCCTctaaaattatattaaaatacattactgcagcaaaattaatttaatacagTCTACACATCTTTTACAGGTTTAACTTAACTTGAATATTATAGATAAAGTTCAATGACTTCTAATGAATGAACATAATACTGTAATAACTAACTGAAAACATCCTTTGTATTCAATCAGATAAACAGGACAGTGTGTCTGGTCCTGTTTGGCTCAGGCGGCCCGCCATAATCAGCCAGAAGCCAGCGTGGGTCCACTAGTCTAGTCTAGCGGTCTACTTTAACACAAATGTCCACAAGTTTATGGGATGGACATAATAGAATGAATTACAGACCAGCTAGACAGCAAGATATCACTATACTGTACCATAAGAGATGACTTTCATGTTAACATgcggagaagagaggagagcaaTGCTAACAGTAATAGttgtgtctgtaggtgtgacaTGCTTGTGTGGAGCTTCATGCAGCACCAAACAATCTGAGGTGTTTATTCCCCTGTGGGATAACATTTTAGCCCACCAGACGTTGTACACTCTGTTTAGGCATCTAtagatgatatatatatatatatatgatgatacagtggaacctcggttctcgaacataattcaCCCATGGACACATCATTCATAATACTGTTCAAAAACAGAGTCATTCAAGCAtcgaggttccactgtaaatATATGACgtctttgtctgctcctgttctctctcactctacctgtctctccctctctgtctttctacctatgtctctctctccttctgaaCCCAACCGGTTAAGACAGATGACCGCCCACTACGAGTCTCAGgctctgttcaaggtttctgcctgttaaagccACCATATTTCTCATCCTGATTCCACCTATTACTGAACTGTAATTCTTTAACCATGGTTGGGCCTGCTGCTGACAGCATCCTATTTAACGCACAAACAAAAGTAACTGTGTTGGGATTCAGGCTGATCTATCTGAAAAATAGAACATACAAAATGAATACCTCACCTGCTAAAATGTCAGACGATGTAAAAACCTTTTAGCGCTTGAATGTCAAAAAAATAActggaagacatttttaaactgTTTACACAACAGTGTCCTCACAGTGACCACATTTGTCTGGGTTGGTACTCACCTCCACTCTCTATGAGAATATCAAACAGGTCATCCATTTGCTGGCTCGTTGCCGTGGGAGTCTGAAAGGACGGATAGTTAGTTCAGCGATGTGAAGCTGGTTCATCAAAAGCTGCAGAATTTCTCAACGGTGGAAAACTTAACAGGCCTGTCAgttttatcaaaggctttctgATATTCTGAAGAGTACCAACAAGCAGATTACTGAAAAAGCTTGGTTTAAGTGGTGTacagcagcggtccccaaccaccgggccgcggcccggtcccagtccgtgaggctttgtttACCGGGCCGcgcagaaagaataactaatttatacaatttccattgtattgattattagcgtctaaaaggcattttattttgtccaacGTAGCAttcgcctcttgatacgttgctaaaaagaAAATAGCCGTGAACgtgcaaaaattaataaaaaaaaaacaaatgtcttcggagagcttctttgctaaggagaaaagtccaactgaggtggaagaagcagaggaagaagaggaccgacgacctccaagaagagaaaccaggagtcagacttaaacacggtttatctacagaTGCCTGGCTTCATTAACGAGgtaatgaagggttcaaaactgcttcatcACACCAGACCAAGAGAGTAGGtaaagagaccaagaacctggattaaaaatcaagaatgtggaatttatgaaacaaaaaacgtgaccacgaaggacagaagcaattactgggaccacaatttatggtgagtagatattgtgtaacgaTATACctgtatataaatattaatttaatagttattgcaagtgcataagattatattcctcttttttaatttaattaacccccccccccccccacccccgggtccgcgaaaaaattgcccggcatgaaaccagTTCGtagcaggaaaaaggttggggaccgctggtgtACAGTGTTGCGTGTTTCGGCTGTGGGCGGTTTGTAGCTCACCTGTGAAACACTGTTGATGTGCAAGTTGTGGGTCTGTCTGATGGCCTCCTCATATCGGGGAGGCTCTTTTGTGTTGAGAAGCTGAGTAAGAAGGGATGTGGGTTGAACAATGAAGGCAGGTTGGGGCGAAGAAGGCTAGaagaatacaaaaacaataattaagaacctaatttaaaaatacaatgcgagttaaaaaataaaataaaataattaacaattAATAAAGCATATCAGGGACATAGAGGACAGTGACTTACGAACAGAATTTCTTCAGACAAGGCAATCTGACAAAGGTACGGTGTAACTAACTTGGAGCAGCCGGTTGTTGTTGGTTAACTGCTGGCTGGATGCCACCTCCATCTTAGTGGTTTGCAGCTGAGGATCTGAGGCCTGAACCAGGCCTGGACTTGAGCCTGTGGCCTGAAAAACAGACTGATAACAGGAAAACGTGTTAGAACGGAATTTTAACGATGACTCAGACAGTGATGCTGAatttgtaacccccccccccccccaaagtagATAAACATCCTCTACCAGCCACACCCCCATAATGCATTCTGCTCCTTGGTTGTTGTCTCACCTGCAGGCTGACGGTGGTGCTCGGCAGCTGGATGGTAGCAGCATTGCTAGGAAGAGAGACCGGGAGCAGGATTTGAGTTCCAGCCTGAGTCTGAGGCTGACCCAACACCCCACTTGGGTGGCTGATCAAGAATTGCTGCAGGCTGGGGGCTGTGGGAAGGGACTGGTGCTGGGTCTGGATCCTAGGGCTTCTCTGTGACTGGGGGAGTAGCTGTGGGCTGCTGGAGACTTGGGGCTGGATCTGGGTGTTGAGCTGACTTTGGGTTTGGAGCTGGATCGATTTCCCAGAGGAAACAGTAACATTCTCCACCTTGACCACTGTTGGTAGAAATGAGTGTGTCTGGGAGCTCAAGATAGAGTTGTGGACTTTAGTGCTAGTTGTAGCACAGTTTGACAGCATCTCAGTCTCCATTTTAACCACATTGGAGTTCATGACAGTAGGAATAGCGTTAACAGCTGGTCCAGAGGAGACTTTAGGAGCTAAAGAGGCAGGGCCTTCAGTTCCAGCCATCTTTTCCACTTCTAGCTGCATTTTCAGAGCCTCCACCAgcttctgctcctgctccaactTCCTCATTAACTCTTCTATTTGCCGCTCCTTCTCGTGGAGCCTCCAGTCCTTTTCCTCCTTCACTTGGACATGCTGGACAGGTGAGGCGTGAGGACCAGCCCAACCAGAGCTCATAACACTGGTTTCAGAAGGAGGCTCAGATATGCTTGAATCCTGCTTGAGAGTGGAGGAATCAGTGGGAATGGGTGACACTGGTGGTGTGGATATCACGGTCTCTAGAGCCATCTGCTGGACTGGAAGGACTATAGCAGGGGTGGTAGTTGTGCTGGTAACCATCATAGGAACAGAGAAGGTGGTACTGGTGGCATCGGGAATGTTGGCAGGAACAGAGGTGCCAAGACTGTCCTGGAAAGGCTTCAGCTTCTCTATCAGATCGGTCTTTGTTCCTGACACTGGAAGGCCTCGCAGCTTTAGCTCCAGTTTGAGCTCTGCCACCTGGACAATTGTAAACATTAGATTATCATCAATTTTGGACTGGTGGTGGAAGAGCccattttaaatgattaaagATTAACAAAAGTTGTTAAATATAAAGCTACAACCAGCTGCAAGTTAGCTGAGAGCAAAGAAGCAGATAGCTGTGCTCTGTTAATATTGGCTGTGCTCCATCTCTTAACTTACTAAACCCTTAGGTTTTGACTGGATCTTTCCCCTGCAACTGGGACAGTTGATTTCTAGAAATTGTTctcaagaaaaaatatattgaaaACCACAACATTTTATATCGTGAGCTTTAGAAGTGTATTTTCTTCTGACATCACTTCTATTTTAACAGTGCCTCACATGGTCACAACAGTTGGTATTTGGAAATAATACCTCCTCTATGTTGCTGAATTTTCTTGCAAAGCGTGAGGATCCATCACCTCGAATAAAAACTTGTTAGAAAGTGTTGCACAAGAACAATTTTCACCTTGTGATGGCACATGCAGGGTCTTTATTTGAGGCTTTGAagcttcaaatatttttttggtaCAATAAGGAAAAAAGCCTCAAAAGCTTCACAAGGCCATCCGCCCATCTCTAgctaaatctaaaaatatagataaaactagaaaagcactataattagatttacacatccactatcatcaccaaaaggtttgAAATagttattggtatctttatacaccaaccataaaaccAGAGTGAACCAGagttgtgtattttaaactgattcttgaatctgtaaatggggttttcaatgttgatATGTAATATTCTTTCCTAATGTAATTCTGAAtcaaatccagatgaaattcggtggtgaaaTAGAGGTCCGCAACCTACACGGCTttgtgaaattccataaacatcggtcgataatcaaccgagatattgaggaacaacttttgaagctccattgactgcattgTTACAGAAAATTTAAAACTGAaattgctgtggcgacgcctaaagcccaaagtacagtagAAGTAGCCTACAATAATAACGCATAATAACGAAGCTGGAAAACATTCTGAAATACTGGGGTAAAGGTCTTTCATGTACAAATAGTtaccttcatctcctccaggtTAGCAGGTAACACTCCCGGCTTGCGGTTTGAGAGAGAGTTGTTTGGACGAGCCGGAACAGGAGCAGCAGGTAAAGACACCATGATGGAGGTGGGCAGGCTATTGGTGCTGCTGGTCTGACCCTCTGCCACGGGTctacagaaagaagaaaacag
This genomic interval carries:
- the noxo1b gene encoding NADPH oxidase organizer 1b, which codes for MSVEDVRTLNSVDQCGRRILALAALRRSPPMLLFRELTPTESSAQTAIARVGCRASEVGAMPVPAGYLRDSNAAAFTSSASLIPPPPINTHQPGVVSSLLYSGSKFRGHQKSKGNSYDVEVVLQHVTMEDSYLCGYLKIKGLTEEYPTLTTFFAGEIISRKRPFLTRKWDADEDVDRKHWGKFQAFYQYAKTFNSDDFGYEDLKNSDYIFMRWKEQFLVPDHTIKDISGASFAGFYYICFQKSTATIEGYYYHRSSEWYQSLNLTHVPEHSAAIYEFRTGESRNQISSTDPGRGLSPEAAETRRTMTGERRFVTGARIIGAVRRETPKLKMFMISVLWSDETEVIVYRSFRDFKEFHRQLKKKFTQLNIFQKKSKMIPKFGGKAMMSSLPQRGSKKPFQHMKSLEIYCGKLLKSEPAVTLSSEVTQFFMPKDHDLQSDFTKNSVIILLSDNLPDGSGGGEANVTRQHAGVVTHPFVTQTYRCVAAYETKDTKNRPFDVALDETLDVLIKDPAGWWLVEKDDKRLAWFPAPYLELWDGEENNDGVHLGGNCYCAVRSYSAKNNDEVSVPIGSVVEVLQKSDNGWWLIRFNGKGGYIPSMYLQPYNNPRAGLYNLRKKVHGSTLNLGSSFDSFYPLSLNKEINPHPESAGQSRGIPGLLHKARSLDILSENQSPKQVRGSRLNSHARRMTDAGIEGISSNSEASSIPKEEAERRNLANVRDVVRSSPDLNLSGRRSSNSSTESSTSASSRGSEAAAVAPRIPRRPKTEEIMTRCTTVTRKAALAPKTRLQIRAESGQSR
- the mrtfba gene encoding myocardin-related transcription factor B, with protein sequence MEPPASRGNLGSEGDCCVLGLLLPSPQSEAVTHEMEELSLQPAQSLPPLDERKNVLQLRLQQRRTREQLVEQGIMPPLKSPAAFHGQIRSLERARTENFLKHKICSRPERAELVRMHILQETGAEPSLQATQMRLKRARLADNLNEKIAQRPGPMELVEKNILPVDSTLKQAIIVGQVNYPKVLDEDSSDALSPEQPASHESKSSVPSPAEAKAPQTPSPAPAPPTAVLQTFPFVTQTITDLVKVVSTNELPASHIAVPPTHLTTTAPASKPGPTLIKQSQQKTASEKSRSKKGKEHKPRVKKLKYHQYVPPDQKQEVSEAPMDSSYARLLQQQQLFLQLQILSQQQQHYNYQTILPAPLKPVAEGQTSSTNSLPTSIMVSLPAAPVPARPNNSLSNRKPGVLPANLEEMKVAELKLELKLRGLPVSGTKTDLIEKLKPFQDSLGTSVPANIPDATSTTFSVPMMVTSTTTTPAIVLPVQQMALETVISTPPVSPIPTDSSTLKQDSSISEPPSETSVMSSGWAGPHASPVQHVQVKEEKDWRLHEKERQIEELMRKLEQEQKLVEALKMQLEVEKMAGTEGPASLAPKVSSGPAVNAIPTVMNSNVVKMETEMLSNCATTSTKVHNSILSSQTHSFLPTVVKVENVTVSSGKSIQLQTQSQLNTQIQPQVSSSPQLLPQSQRSPRIQTQHQSLPTAPSLQQFLISHPSGVLGQPQTQAGTQILLPVSLPSNAATIQLPSTTVSLQSVFQATGSSPGLVQASDPQLQTTKMEVASSQQLTNNNRLLQPSSPQPAFIVQPTSLLTQLLNTKEPPRYEEAIRQTHNLHINSVSQTPTATSQQMDDLFDILIESGEITPFIQQEPSASLTKTIPVTANITTLPTSTALSRLPPQIHVAPPPSLCSAIDPSLSSLTADNQLEAFLEDTLADTPSQSDPRTRGLMEELQAQLMDQQPYSPMDTSDLSFCDSSSPPSSFNIGLSDNMEWLDLTIPPGPGGVLTQFGMPTDFLDSHDLQLHWD